From Oligoflexia bacterium, the proteins below share one genomic window:
- a CDS encoding YajQ family cyclic di-GMP-binding protein codes for MPSFDIVNEIDFAEIDNALNQANKELTQRFDFKGSNTTIERKDKEIMVNSADDYKVQAAVDVLQAKLAKRSVSLKSLELGKIEPAASGRAKQNIKVLEGIEKDKAKELIKTIKDSKLKVQASIQGETVRVTGKKRDDLQEVITLLKSLDFSLPLQFNNFRD; via the coding sequence ATGCCAAGTTTTGATATTGTGAATGAAATTGATTTTGCTGAAATTGATAATGCGTTAAACCAAGCCAATAAAGAATTAACCCAACGTTTTGACTTTAAAGGCAGTAATACGACTATTGAACGCAAGGACAAAGAAATTATGGTGAACTCTGCTGATGACTATAAAGTTCAAGCAGCGGTTGATGTGCTACAAGCAAAATTAGCCAAAAGAAGCGTATCATTAAAATCTTTGGAGCTGGGTAAAATAGAGCCCGCTGCTAGTGGTAGAGCTAAACAAAATATAAAAGTCCTTGAAGGCATTGAAAAAGATAAAGCCAAAGAATTAATCAAAACCATTAAAGACTCAAAACTTAAAGTTCAGGCTTCTATTCAAGGGGAAACCGTCAGAGTCACCGGAAAAAAACGCGATGATTTGCAAGAAGTGATTACTTTATTAAAAAGTTTAGATTTTAGTCTTCCACTACAGTTTAATAACTTTAGAGATTAA
- a CDS encoding class II fumarate hydratase: MSKNTEYRIEKDSMGEMQVPQNAYYAAQTQRAVLNFPISGYVLPRVMIQALGEIKRAAALANAELNCISSEQANAIVEAAEQVIAGQFDDQFVVDIFQTGSGTSSNMNTNEVISNRATEILGGEKGSKLIHPNDHVNYGQSSNDVFPTAMHIATSLHFNKVLLPAMRSLHQALDEKAQAFDDIVKIGRTHLQDATPIRMGQVFSGYAFQVQEAIERIERALISISELALGGTAVGTGLNTKAEFPKKAIAQIAKHTQLQFSEARNHFAAQASKDAIVEASAVLKGFAVSFMKIANDIRLLGSGPRCGIGELILPETQPGSSIMPGKVNPVIAESVCMVCAQVIGNDAAVTMGGQAGNFELNVMMPMMIHNLIESSDLLAKSCHNFVERCVDGLKVNKERCESLIEESLAMCTSLAPLIGYDQAAAIAKEAYKTGKTVRKIALEKNVLDEEKLNEALDPRRMTERDL, encoded by the coding sequence ATGTCAAAAAATACTGAATACCGTATAGAAAAAGACTCTATGGGTGAGATGCAAGTTCCTCAAAATGCTTATTATGCGGCACAGACGCAAAGAGCTGTTTTAAATTTTCCAATCAGTGGATACGTATTACCTAGAGTGATGATTCAAGCTTTAGGAGAAATCAAAAGAGCGGCAGCCTTGGCCAATGCCGAATTGAATTGTATTAGCTCTGAGCAAGCAAATGCCATTGTTGAAGCGGCTGAACAAGTGATTGCCGGGCAATTTGATGATCAATTTGTGGTTGATATTTTTCAAACTGGTTCTGGAACATCTTCCAACATGAACACCAATGAAGTGATTTCTAACCGTGCAACTGAGATTTTAGGTGGAGAAAAGGGCAGTAAACTGATTCACCCCAATGATCACGTCAATTATGGCCAATCCTCCAACGATGTGTTTCCAACAGCCATGCATATTGCGACCAGTTTGCATTTTAATAAGGTTTTGTTGCCCGCCATGCGCAGCTTGCATCAAGCACTTGATGAAAAAGCTCAAGCTTTTGATGACATTGTGAAAATTGGTCGTACCCATTTACAAGATGCTACACCAATCAGAATGGGACAAGTGTTTTCTGGCTATGCTTTCCAAGTACAAGAAGCCATTGAAAGAATAGAACGAGCCTTAATTTCAATCAGTGAGTTGGCTTTGGGTGGTACTGCAGTTGGAACGGGTTTGAATACCAAAGCTGAATTTCCCAAGAAAGCCATTGCTCAAATTGCCAAACATACCCAATTACAATTTTCTGAAGCACGTAATCACTTTGCAGCCCAAGCCAGTAAAGATGCCATTGTTGAAGCGAGTGCTGTTTTAAAAGGTTTTGCGGTCAGCTTTATGAAGATAGCCAATGACATTAGATTGCTTGGTTCAGGGCCACGCTGTGGTATTGGCGAGTTGATTTTACCAGAAACGCAACCGGGTTCATCGATTATGCCGGGTAAGGTTAACCCTGTAATTGCTGAGTCAGTTTGTATGGTCTGTGCGCAAGTGATTGGCAATGATGCGGCGGTAACCATGGGTGGACAAGCAGGTAACTTTGAATTGAATGTTATGATGCCGATGATGATTCATAATCTTATTGAAAGCAGTGACTTGTTGGCCAAGTCTTGTCACAATTTTGTTGAACGTTGTGTGGACGGCTTAAAGGTCAATAAAGAACGTTGTGAAAGTCTAATAGAAGAAAGTTTAGCCATGTGTACATCTTTGGCTCCTCTCATTGGTTACGATCAAGCGGCAGCCATAGCCAAAGAAGCATATAAAACCGGCAAGACCGTACGTAAAATTGCTTTAGAAAAAAATGTTTTGGATGAAGAAAAGCTGAATGAAGCTTTAGATCCAAGAAGAATGACTGAAAGAGATTTATAA
- a CDS encoding hydroxymethylglutaryl-CoA lyase has translation MSLKIKEMGPRDGLQNIKDSISTEKKVELIKLLVDAGLDYIEIGAFVSPKAVPQMSDTQAVINTIRKYTQGIETSVLVPNLKGLDLAIESGMQEIAIFTAASETFNQKNINASIEQSFERFKPVCEQALSHKIKIRAYVSTAFVCPYEGDIDPNKVVPIIERLLNMGCYEVSIGDTIGKASPRQMKALYKLTAALGINQHLAGHYHDTYGLALCNVYESLQQGIHTFDTSIGGLGGCPYAPGAKGNLATETLVYFCERENLAISQNIKNLHKVINFINKNIPA, from the coding sequence ATGAGCTTAAAAATTAAAGAAATGGGCCCTAGAGATGGTTTGCAAAATATTAAAGACAGTATCTCGACAGAAAAAAAAGTTGAACTTATTAAACTTTTGGTAGATGCAGGTTTAGACTATATTGAAATTGGGGCTTTTGTATCACCTAAAGCTGTGCCACAAATGTCTGATACACAAGCAGTTATTAATACCATTAGAAAATATACTCAAGGCATAGAGACCTCGGTTTTGGTACCCAACTTAAAAGGTTTAGATTTGGCCATTGAAAGTGGTATGCAAGAAATAGCAATATTCACAGCGGCTTCAGAAACTTTTAATCAAAAAAATATCAACGCCAGTATTGAGCAGAGTTTTGAACGCTTTAAACCTGTATGTGAACAAGCTTTATCACACAAGATAAAAATAAGAGCCTATGTATCAACTGCCTTTGTTTGTCCTTATGAAGGTGATATTGACCCAAATAAAGTTGTTCCAATCATTGAACGTTTATTAAATATGGGCTGTTATGAGGTTTCTATAGGTGATACCATTGGCAAAGCCAGTCCAAGACAAATGAAGGCTTTGTACAAACTAACTGCTGCACTGGGAATCAATCAACATTTGGCTGGTCATTATCATGATACATATGGCTTGGCTTTGTGTAATGTCTATGAAAGCTTGCAACAGGGTATACACACTTTTGATACATCTATTGGCGGGCTAGGGGGTTGCCCTTATGCTCCCGGTGCTAAAGGCAATTTAGCCACAGAAACTTTGGTTTATTTTTGTGAACGGGAAAACCTTGCGATCAGCCAAAACATAAAAAACTTACATAAAGTCATTAATTTCATAAATAAAAATATTCCTGCATAA
- a CDS encoding biotin carboxylase N-terminal domain-containing protein, whose protein sequence is MKTDLSQHKVFIANRGEVVSRVCRTLKKLNIASVGLACQSQQSHYIQDLDEVIWLEEKDMQSVFTHAKSMVDFALKHHCTAIHPGWGFLSENADFAQQCQDKGIIFIGPKPESIRLFADKAKAKTIAVDAGLKVLDSINEANFDSKDAFIKAIETKMNLPIILKPALGGGGKGMTIVHQSNELKEAVASAKRIAQAAFADGTLLAEPYLEKARHVEVQVFSTGKQAYHFKTRDCTMQRRYQKIIEESHSTFLNAEQEAQVCKQAVDLVQSIAYESLGTVEFIIDQHKNTYFMEMNTRLQVEHGVTELIYDLDLLELQIKHALGEAIFIADDMQAKGHAIQVRVYAENALKEFMPATGKILGMKQSRLFDRVECDVELGTQISSNFDPMMAKFLVWAETRDQAIMKMLKALHESYILGLAHNLNFVTWLLESSDFIEGEHDIQWIDRNYQDYVKYEQQYLQEAGIYELLYSIEQLQLERKNNPWYQRLIQDKLRQRIYPQTRYLTILNDEVPYPKNLKLLAIEATANKTEYIGPDDKLIVLIKQKDWLHIQHHGKQIILKQIYKSMTDDDEESSNYCKAPLNGMVKAVYIKQGQEVKKNELLLIIEAMKMEYKIVAPRNTVVKNIMVVDGLQVEEEQPLLELESETKA, encoded by the coding sequence ATGAAAACTGATCTGAGCCAACATAAAGTTTTTATAGCCAATAGAGGAGAAGTGGTTTCTAGGGTTTGTAGAACCTTAAAAAAACTCAATATTGCCTCTGTGGGTTTAGCCTGTCAAAGTCAGCAGTCACATTACATACAGGATTTAGATGAGGTCATATGGCTAGAAGAAAAAGACATGCAAAGTGTCTTTACCCATGCCAAATCAATGGTTGATTTTGCTTTAAAACATCATTGTACAGCTATTCATCCCGGTTGGGGATTTCTTTCTGAAAATGCTGATTTTGCACAGCAATGTCAAGATAAGGGTATTATCTTTATAGGTCCAAAACCAGAATCAATAAGACTTTTTGCAGACAAAGCCAAAGCTAAAACCATTGCCGTTGATGCCGGATTAAAGGTTTTAGATAGTATTAATGAAGCTAATTTTGATAGCAAAGATGCTTTTATCAAAGCTATAGAAACAAAAATGAACTTGCCAATTATTTTAAAACCAGCGCTAGGTGGTGGTGGTAAAGGGATGACCATAGTCCACCAAAGCAATGAGCTTAAAGAAGCCGTTGCTTCAGCAAAAAGAATTGCTCAAGCAGCGTTTGCAGATGGTACTTTACTGGCTGAGCCTTATTTAGAAAAAGCTAGGCATGTAGAAGTGCAGGTATTTTCTACTGGAAAACAAGCGTATCATTTTAAAACCCGTGACTGCACCATGCAACGGCGTTATCAAAAAATTATTGAGGAGAGTCATTCTACATTTTTAAATGCTGAACAAGAAGCACAAGTGTGTAAACAAGCCGTCGATTTGGTTCAATCCATAGCCTATGAAAGCTTGGGAACGGTTGAGTTTATCATTGACCAGCATAAAAACACGTATTTTATGGAAATGAATACGCGGTTACAAGTAGAGCATGGTGTAACAGAGCTTATTTATGATTTAGATTTGCTTGAATTACAAATCAAACATGCTTTGGGCGAAGCAATTTTTATTGCCGATGATATGCAAGCCAAAGGCCACGCTATTCAAGTGAGAGTGTATGCTGAAAATGCTTTAAAAGAATTTATGCCTGCTACAGGAAAAATCTTGGGTATGAAACAGTCTAGACTGTTTGATCGTGTTGAATGTGATGTTGAGTTGGGTACGCAGATTAGCAGTAACTTTGATCCAATGATGGCTAAATTTTTAGTTTGGGCAGAAACCCGAGATCAAGCAATTATGAAAATGCTAAAGGCCCTGCATGAAAGTTATATTCTAGGCTTAGCCCATAACCTAAATTTTGTGACTTGGCTTTTAGAAAGCTCAGATTTTATTGAGGGCGAACACGATATACAATGGATTGATAGAAACTATCAAGATTATGTAAAATATGAGCAACAGTATTTACAAGAAGCAGGGATTTATGAACTTTTATACAGTATAGAACAGTTGCAATTGGAACGGAAAAACAATCCTTGGTATCAAAGATTAATCCAAGACAAGTTAAGACAAAGAATATATCCTCAAACACGTTATTTAACAATACTAAATGATGAAGTACCTTATCCTAAAAACTTAAAACTATTGGCAATAGAAGCAACTGCAAACAAAACAGAATACATAGGACCTGATGATAAGCTTATTGTTTTGATAAAACAAAAGGATTGGCTTCATATACAACACCACGGTAAGCAAATTATTCTTAAGCAGATTTATAAATCAATGACTGATGATGATGAAGAAAGTTCAAATTACTGTAAAGCGCCGCTTAATGGGATGGTGAAAGCGGTTTATATAAAACAAGGGCAAGAGGTTAAAAAAAATGAACTTCTGCTAATTATTGAAGCTATGAAAATGGAATATAAAATTGTTGCCCCACGAAATACTGTAGTGAAAAATATCATGGTGGTCGATGGTCTACAAGTGGAAGAAGAGCAACCATTGCTTGAGTTAGAAAGTGAAACAAAAGCATGA
- a CDS encoding enoyl-CoA hydratase-related protein has protein sequence MLDIQHTKQQSNIILNRPEQGNALTESMLIELSEAFNNLPKTSKILTISANGKHFCAGADLNWMRQAKDLSEKENLASAQLLFNMYLALYNCSIPVITHVQGAVMGGALGLVACSDIVIAQDNAFFSLSEAKLGIVPATISPFVIQKLGYSQFLALSLQARKFTAQEALSYGLIHSCITGKDQSKKVFDVTCEDTLNNSPYALKIIKQLSRKYLSFKPENFAQSTSELIAKCRVSYDGQEGLNAFFEKRKPQWGKV, from the coding sequence GTGTTAGATATTCAACATACAAAACAACAAAGTAACATAATTTTAAACAGACCCGAACAGGGCAATGCTTTAACAGAGTCAATGCTTATAGAGTTAAGTGAAGCTTTTAATAATCTTCCTAAGACATCAAAAATATTAACAATTTCTGCAAACGGAAAGCATTTTTGTGCAGGTGCAGATTTGAACTGGATGCGACAAGCCAAAGATTTAAGTGAAAAAGAAAACCTTGCCTCTGCCCAATTGTTATTCAACATGTACTTGGCTCTATACAATTGTTCCATACCCGTGATCACCCATGTTCAAGGTGCTGTTATGGGTGGCGCTTTGGGTTTGGTGGCTTGTTCAGATATTGTGATTGCCCAAGACAACGCATTTTTTAGTTTAAGTGAAGCAAAGCTGGGAATTGTACCAGCTACGATATCACCATTTGTAATTCAAAAATTGGGGTACTCACAGTTTTTAGCCTTGTCTTTGCAGGCTAGAAAGTTTACAGCTCAAGAAGCATTATCCTATGGTTTGATTCATTCCTGTATTACTGGAAAAGATCAGAGTAAAAAAGTCTTTGATGTTACATGTGAAGATACTTTAAATAACTCACCCTATGCACTTAAAATAATTAAACAATTATCAAGAAAATATTTATCTTTTAAACCTGAAAATTTTGCACAAAGCACATCAGAGCTGATTGCAAAATGTAGAGTTTCTTATGACGGTCAGGAAGGTTTAAATGCATTTTTTGAAAAACGTAAGCCACAATGGGGGAAAGTATGA
- a CDS encoding carboxyl transferase domain-containing protein, whose product MVIIQSKVNSESKEFKENYTYHHQLWQEHLQKLETVAQGGGETYLKKHQAKGKMFVRDRIAYLIDEGSSFLELSPLAAYNQYDNAVASAGIVCGIGKVNGSSVMIIANDATVKGGTYFPQTVKKHLRAQEVALEHALPCIYLVDSGGAFLPLQAEVFPDKLHFGRIFYNQAQMSALGIAQIACVMGSCTAGGAYVPAMSDETVIVKGQGTIFLGGPPLVKAATGEDVTAEELGGGDVHAKKSGVVDHLAKDDRDALDKVRNIVNHLNLRKNKVVMHNHEPAYDCESILGVLPKSANSSYDVREIIARLVDGSEFDEFKALYGTTLVCGFAKIFGQSIGIIANNGVLFSQSAQKGAHFIELCCQRKVPLLFLQNITGFMVGKSYEEGGIAKDGAKLVMAVSNAQVPKFSVVIGGSFGAGNYGMCGRAYSPNFLWMWPNARISVMGGQQAANVLWTLKQMQGKDGSLDEAAFKQPILDKYEAEGSPYYSTSRLWDDGIIDPRQTRNTLALALNISLENPIKDTTFGVFRM is encoded by the coding sequence ATTGTGATTATTCAAAGTAAAGTTAACTCAGAGTCAAAAGAGTTTAAAGAAAATTATACCTATCATCATCAACTCTGGCAGGAGCATCTACAAAAACTTGAGACCGTTGCGCAAGGTGGCGGTGAAACTTATCTAAAAAAACATCAAGCCAAAGGAAAAATGTTTGTTAGAGATAGAATTGCCTATTTGATTGATGAAGGGAGCAGTTTTTTAGAGCTCTCCCCGCTAGCGGCCTATAACCAGTATGATAATGCGGTGGCCAGTGCGGGTATTGTATGTGGGATAGGTAAAGTGAATGGATCTTCGGTGATGATTATTGCCAATGATGCAACCGTAAAAGGTGGAACGTACTTTCCACAAACCGTAAAAAAACATTTGCGTGCACAAGAAGTTGCGCTTGAACACGCATTGCCCTGTATTTATTTGGTTGATTCTGGCGGAGCCTTTTTGCCCCTGCAAGCCGAGGTTTTTCCAGATAAGTTGCACTTTGGTCGCATTTTTTACAATCAAGCGCAAATGTCAGCTTTGGGTATTGCTCAAATTGCTTGTGTCATGGGGTCTTGTACTGCTGGAGGCGCATATGTGCCGGCCATGAGTGATGAAACTGTGATTGTTAAGGGGCAAGGAACCATCTTTTTGGGTGGCCCACCTTTGGTTAAAGCAGCTACAGGAGAAGATGTAACGGCAGAAGAATTGGGCGGTGGCGATGTCCATGCTAAAAAATCAGGCGTGGTCGATCATTTGGCCAAAGATGACAGAGATGCCTTGGACAAAGTAAGAAATATTGTAAATCATCTAAACCTTAGAAAAAATAAGGTTGTCATGCATAATCATGAGCCAGCCTATGATTGTGAAAGTATATTGGGTGTCTTACCCAAGTCAGCCAATAGCAGTTATGATGTACGAGAAATCATTGCCCGTTTGGTTGATGGTAGTGAGTTTGATGAATTTAAAGCTTTGTATGGTACAACGCTAGTATGTGGTTTTGCTAAAATCTTTGGGCAAAGCATTGGTATAATTGCCAACAATGGTGTGTTGTTTTCACAAAGTGCTCAAAAAGGAGCGCACTTCATTGAGTTGTGTTGTCAAAGAAAAGTACCTTTGTTGTTTTTACAAAATATTACAGGATTTATGGTCGGTAAAAGCTATGAAGAAGGTGGTATTGCTAAGGATGGTGCTAAGTTGGTGATGGCAGTTTCCAACGCTCAGGTTCCAAAGTTTTCTGTTGTTATTGGCGGTAGTTTTGGTGCCGGTAATTATGGCATGTGTGGAAGAGCGTATAGTCCTAATTTTTTATGGATGTGGCCCAATGCCAGAATATCTGTGATGGGAGGTCAACAAGCTGCCAATGTCCTGTGGACGCTTAAACAAATGCAAGGCAAAGACGGGTCTTTAGATGAAGCGGCGTTTAAACAGCCAATTCTGGATAAATACGAAGCTGAAGGCTCACCTTATTATAGTACTTCTCGTTTGTGGGATGATGGAATTATTGACCCAAGACAAACCAGAAATACCTTAGCCTTAGCCCTGAACATAAGTTTAGAAAATCCAATCAAAGACACTACATTTGGCGTTTTTAGAATGTGA
- the mscL gene encoding large conductance mechanosensitive channel protein MscL produces the protein MLKEFKDFAVKGNVVDMAVGIIIGAAFGKIVTSFVNDLIMPVVGQLTGGVDFSDMFIALDGSSFDTLAAAKTAGAPIIAYGSFINTVVDFVIVAFSIFIVIRQMNKLKKKEEAAPSAPPKQEILLEEIRDLLKK, from the coding sequence ATGCTTAAAGAATTTAAAGACTTTGCTGTTAAAGGCAATGTTGTAGATATGGCTGTAGGTATTATTATTGGTGCTGCCTTTGGTAAAATTGTAACGTCTTTTGTAAATGACTTAATTATGCCTGTGGTAGGTCAACTGACCGGTGGTGTTGATTTTTCAGACATGTTTATTGCTCTTGATGGCTCTAGTTTTGACACTTTGGCTGCAGCAAAAACAGCGGGCGCTCCAATCATTGCTTATGGCTCTTTTATCAATACAGTTGTTGATTTTGTAATTGTTGCATTTTCAATCTTTATCGTTATTCGACAGATGAACAAACTCAAAAAGAAAGAGGAAGCTGCTCCCTCAGCTCCACCTAAACAAGAAATTTTACTTGAAGAAATCAGAGACTTATTAAAAAAGTAA